A section of the Pseudovibrio sp. M1P-2-3 genome encodes:
- a CDS encoding OmpP1/FadL family transporter yields the protein MLKTSNILFGISGLLLVVGSQQAQGGAFALREQSAFYQGLSFAGYGVQSESLSSMFWNPATIVGREGMQGESVNTGVFPRADIDTDYAAYDTPENGFVPLNNIPGAAAGSAGDVGENAWLGSSYGTYQVNDRIFLGLSVTAPFGLATKPNSEWAGQIYARSSRVLSVNATPMIGTAITDYLSVGVGLQVQYFQVRLKSAFPPGGEGVLERFVGLEGIRADAGTAELEGEDHNLGFGGTIGVLINPMENLQIGVGYRSPIRHELKGHLKKPAFSFFGMEVPAERTPITSTLTLPEQINASFQYDFLENARIMGTFEWTNWSRFSSFKVYNRVTGEEETELSFFYNDGYYLSIGGEYDYNGQFTFRAGVGYEWSPIDDANRSPRLPDTDRVWLSAGLSYNYKDWLSADIGYSHLFAVGDDKININPDSFQYEGVWFEGNVDGAADIISGSIRIKY from the coding sequence ATGCTTAAAACATCTAATATTCTTTTTGGCATAAGTGGGCTACTGCTTGTAGTTGGCAGCCAGCAGGCTCAAGGCGGAGCCTTTGCTCTTCGCGAACAGTCCGCTTTCTATCAGGGCCTTTCATTCGCTGGTTACGGCGTGCAAAGCGAAAGCCTTTCCTCAATGTTCTGGAATCCTGCAACAATTGTGGGCAGAGAGGGTATGCAAGGGGAGAGTGTGAATACGGGCGTCTTCCCAAGGGCGGATATTGATACAGACTATGCGGCATATGACACTCCAGAAAACGGCTTTGTGCCACTTAATAATATACCAGGAGCGGCAGCGGGTTCTGCTGGAGATGTTGGAGAAAATGCCTGGCTTGGCTCGTCCTATGGGACCTATCAGGTCAATGATCGGATTTTCCTAGGGCTTTCTGTCACTGCGCCCTTTGGGCTTGCCACAAAACCTAATTCAGAATGGGCTGGGCAGATTTATGCACGTTCTTCACGAGTCTTGTCTGTGAACGCAACACCTATGATTGGTACAGCTATAACAGATTACCTTTCGGTTGGTGTCGGGCTACAGGTCCAGTATTTTCAAGTTCGCCTAAAAAGCGCATTCCCGCCAGGTGGAGAAGGAGTACTGGAAAGATTTGTCGGTCTTGAGGGAATTAGGGCAGACGCGGGGACTGCGGAGCTTGAAGGCGAAGATCATAATTTGGGGTTTGGAGGTACTATAGGGGTTCTCATCAATCCAATGGAGAACCTACAGATTGGCGTAGGCTACCGTTCTCCTATTCGGCATGAATTAAAAGGGCATTTGAAAAAACCGGCTTTTAGTTTTTTTGGTATGGAAGTGCCTGCAGAGAGAACGCCAATTACATCAACTCTTACTCTTCCTGAGCAAATCAATGCGTCCTTCCAATACGACTTCTTAGAAAATGCCCGTATCATGGGGACCTTCGAATGGACAAACTGGAGCCGTTTTAGTTCGTTTAAGGTCTACAATCGTGTTACGGGAGAAGAGGAGACCGAACTCTCCTTTTTCTATAATGATGGGTACTATCTCTCCATTGGCGGGGAGTACGACTATAATGGACAATTCACATTCAGAGCTGGAGTTGGTTATGAGTGGTCGCCCATAGATGATGCAAACCGTAGCCCTCGGTTACCGGATACCGATCGGGTGTGGCTTAGCGCAGGCTTAAGTTACAACTACAAAGATTGGCTGTCTGCGGATATTGGCTACTCTCACCTCTTTGCAGTTGGTGATGATAAAATAAATATAAACCCCGATAGCTTCCAATACGAAGGCGTTTGGTTTGAAGGTAATGTTGATGGAGCCGCTGACATTATCTCAGGTTCTATTCGAATAAAGTATTAA